In the Bdellovibrionales bacterium genome, GAAGCTAACACCCGAAGGATTGATCTTCTACAACTGGGCAAAGCAATGTCTTTTCACATTCCGCGAATTGCAAACCGTCGGACAGGAGTTGGGCGCCAAGAAAGTGGAGCCCTTTCTGACGATCGTTCTCGACCCCCTCGCACGCTTCGAAGCGATTGAAGGTGTGTTTATCGAGACTGTGATGAGCAAACATCCAACGGAAGTGACTTTCCGTTCAGAGATTATGAGTGGCGGTTATGATCTGCTCCTCTCTGGTGAGGCGGACTTTGCAGTGTCCACCAAAGCTGCGGATAACGACGACATCGAGAGCATGGCCTTTGATAAGATTGAAATGATTCCGGTGATAGCGAAATCTCTGGCCAAGGGCGCGGGCAAGGTGAACTACGCGTGGCTGAAGCAGTTTCCGCAAGTCGTCGTTCAGCAGGCCGAGGGCCGCAAAGATCCGATGAAGCGGGATTCAAAAGGCGTGATGTCGGATTCGCGCAAGTGCTTTGTGACGGATCACTCGTTGAAACACCGAATGATCATGAATGGCTTTGGTTGGGGACGTCTCGCACAGAATGAAGTCGCTGGCGCCCTAAAAAAAGGCGAACTCATTCAAATCCACGATGATCAACTGAAGCCGTTTGTTTTGGATCTGCATATCATGCGCCTTAAACACAAACCCATGGGCCCAGTGGCCCGCGCGGTGTGGGAACAGCTTGTGAAAAACTGTCTTTCGCCAAAACCGCGCAGCAAGAAAACGCGCTAAGCGAGGTCTTTGGCTTTTTTGCGGAAGGCTCCCGGAGAGCGCTTCGTTTTGAGTCTGAAGAAGCGCGAGAAGTAATTTGCGTCTTCAAAGCCCAGGTGAGCTGCGATTTCGGTGATGGGCATTTCGGAATAAGCCAGCAGGCGGCGGGCCTCGAGGATCAGGCGCTCTTGAATGAGGGTGCGCGCAGATTTTCCCGACAGGCGGGTCATTTTCATGGTCAGGGCTTTGGCGCTGATATGGAGCTTTCCCGCATAGAACTCGACGTCGTGATGTTTGGTGTAGTGATTTTCAATCAAGGCTTCGAAGCGCTCGCCAAAGGATTCTACGGCTGGCGGCTCCTTCAGTTTGAGATTTTTCACGCGGGAGAGGCGAATCAGAAAATTAAATAATTCCAGGCTCGTGACAAGCTCATAGTCCGTGGCTTTGGTTTCGTATTCTTTTAAAAGGCTTTCGCAAAGATCCGCCAATTCTGAAAATTCTTTTTTATCAGTGATTTGAAAACTGTCGGGGAGTGTCTGAAAAAGATTTTGAATTTTTCCCGCAAACGACGGATGGATTTTAAACAGCTCTTCTTCAAACTCAATGACATAACCCTGCGCGCCCTTTTCAAGCTGCCAGGAATGCACTTGCGCCGGCTTCATCAGATAGATGCGCCCGCGTTCAAGCGGGTAACGAGCAAAGTCGATTTCGTGCCAGCCGGCTCCTGCCGTCACCACCAGAAGATGATAAAAGTTATGCTTATGCGGAAAGGGAATCAGCGGAGTCAGGCGATCGGCAAAGCGCTGCACCCGCAGAGTCGTCTTGAGACTCGTGACGATGCCAAAGTCCTGCATAGGGTAAAGCTTTTGCGTATTCCGTGAAGGCATGATGTTTCTCCTGCCTCATAATAGCATAAATAAGCCAAAAATACGAAAAAACGGGAAGTTTGTGCTATTTTTGACGAAGTCGGTCTCTTTTAAGAATCATCCGCCCAGAGTATCCTTTTCCCAAAGGCAGGGAACTTATGGACAGCTGGATTATAGTAGGAATTATCGCCGTCTCTTTGGCCTCGATTCTGGTCTATGTCGTACTGATGTTCTTCTTACCAGAATGGGTCGGCATCACTGGCGCTGTTGCAAAGAAAGCCATCGAAAGCCATGTGGAAGAAGGCGCTGAAGGAACGCAAAGCCCCAGTGAACCCGCTTAGCGGCGACGAGATTCTTTTGTAGAAAAACAAATATCGTTAAAAAAGCACATCACCGAATAAAAGTTCTCGCAACTCGGTGTTATTTTTGACTCTGGCTGTGTTTCAACATGGAGGAGTCCAACTATGAAGTTCTCAAGACCGTTCACTGTTTCCTGCTGCATCTTTATGAGTACCATTATGAGCGATGTACCGACGTTGGCTGCGGGAATTCCGCAGATGATCTCCACTCACACAGTGGTTGAAAAGATGGATCGCACCCAAGCTCAGAATGAAGTTGAAAATTTCTTGAAACGTGAAGACGTGAAGCAAGCGATGATTGAGCGCGGGGTTTCTCCGGACGAAGTTTCGTCGCGCCTTGCGAGTCTTTCGGAGCCTGAGCTTCGCCAACTAGCGGGGCAAGTAAAAGAAGCCCGTGCCGGTGGTGATATCTTGATCACTATTTTATTGGTGGTTCTCATCATCTTCTTGGTGAAACGTCTGTAGAACCAATGCAAAAGATTTTTTTCCTCTTACTGGCGTTGACGCTTATTGCGTGCGCCAGTACCACTCCACAGAGTGACTCGATACTATCAGCCCCTAGAAATTTGCCGAGGGCTCATCAGATAGAGGGCGTGCCGTTTCTGCAGCAAACCGCCGGTTATTGTGGCCCGGCAACTCTTGCTATGGCGTTAAGTAGCCAAGGGCAGACGACAACTCCCGAAGAGGTCGGGCCGCTGGTTTATACTCCGGGCCTCAAAGGAACTTTGCAAGAGGACATGATCAGTGCCGGGCGCCGCCAAGGCTTCATGACAGTGAAAATTCAAGGCATGGAGTCCTTACTGGCAGAAGTCACTGCTGGCCATCCGGTGATTGTCTTTGAAAACCTGGCGCTTTCGTGGCTGCCGCAATGGCATTACGCTTTGGTATTTGGTTACGACCTCAACACACAGACGGTGACGATGCACTCCGGGCCTGAGGCCTTTAAACGCTGGGATCTGCGACGCTTTGAACGATCTTGGATGCTCGCCGATTACTGGGGCGTGGTTCTTCTTAAACCCGGAGAGCTCGCAGCCAGTGCCAGCGAGTATGAGCAAAGCAAAGCGGCCTCCGCCCTCGAAAGCCTTGGTAAAACCACGGAAGCGGAGAAAGCTTATCGGGCGATTCTGCGGCGCTGGCCAGAGAGTTTGGTTTCGGGAATTGGCCTTGCGAACATAGCCTATAGCCATGGCAGAGCGAAAGAAGCCCTGCAGCTCCTCACAGAAAGTGTGCGCCGTCATCCGGAGTCGATGGAAGCTTGGCATAATCTTTCGGTGGCACAAGCCAGCTTGGGACTCGGTAAAGAATCCCGACAGAGTGCCGAGAGGGCCGCGGGACTTGAGTAAGAGACTTTCAAACTGAAGTTACCAAAAAATCTTAAAACCGAAATTTAAATCAGTTGGTTTGCAATTACCATCGACAACGGACAAAAACCGGCCCGTGAAGGAGAACATCATGGCTAAAGCAAAAGTAAAAACAAAAAAACAAGCAGCACCCATCAAGAAATCTAAAACAGCGGTGAAAGCAAAATCCGCTTCGGCGAAGTCAGTAGCTAAAATGGCTAAGCCAAAAGTGGCTGCGCCGAAAATGGTGGCAAAAAAGAAAGCCACTCTCAGCAGTCCTAAAACAACGAAGGTGATGGCGAAGAAGGCGCAGATCGTTGTTCAAGATAAAAACTCAGACATTATCGATTTGATTCTTGATGATCACAGACCGTTGAAGGACCTTATCAAGGTGATGAAAAATGTCGGGCAGCACGACCTCGAAGACCGTCAAGAGGCTTTTGAGAAGTTCGCGCGCTTACTGACTTTGCATGCAAAACCTGAAGAGCGCACGATGTACGACTTCATGAAGGGCGACGAAGAAATCCGCGAGCTCGGTTTTGAAGGCGACGTCGAGCATGGACTTGCCGATCAGCTGGTTGAAGAGATCAAACGCACTGAGGACGATGATGATTTGTGGTCCGCGCGTGTAAAAGTTTTAGCAGACCTGGTTGAAAACCACATCGAGGAAGAAGA is a window encoding:
- a CDS encoding LysR family transcriptional regulator, whose translation is MTIDQLETLEMIVEKGSFKAASEALYKTQPSLSVAIKKLEEEFDLQLFNREEYRPKLTPEGLIFYNWAKQCLFTFRELQTVGQELGAKKVEPFLTIVLDPLARFEAIEGVFIETVMSKHPTEVTFRSEIMSGGYDLLLSGEADFAVSTKAADNDDIESMAFDKIEMIPVIAKSLAKGAGKVNYAWLKQFPQVVVQQAEGRKDPMKRDSKGVMSDSRKCFVTDHSLKHRMIMNGFGWGRLAQNEVAGALKKGELIQIHDDQLKPFVLDLHIMRLKHKPMGPVARAVWEQLVKNCLSPKPRSKKTR
- a CDS encoding helix-turn-helix domain-containing protein, producing MPSRNTQKLYPMQDFGIVTSLKTTLRVQRFADRLTPLIPFPHKHNFYHLLVVTAGAGWHEIDFARYPLERGRIYLMKPAQVHSWQLEKGAQGYVIEFEEELFKIHPSFAGKIQNLFQTLPDSFQITDKKEFSELADLCESLLKEYETKATDYELVTSLELFNFLIRLSRVKNLKLKEPPAVESFGERFEALIENHYTKHHDVEFYAGKLHISAKALTMKMTRLSGKSARTLIQERLILEARRLLAYSEMPITEIAAHLGFEDANYFSRFFRLKTKRSPGAFRKKAKDLA
- a CDS encoding PA2779 family protein — its product is MKFSRPFTVSCCIFMSTIMSDVPTLAAGIPQMISTHTVVEKMDRTQAQNEVENFLKREDVKQAMIERGVSPDEVSSRLASLSEPELRQLAGQVKEARAGGDILITILLVVLIIFLVKRL
- a CDS encoding PA2778 family cysteine peptidase encodes the protein MPFLQQTAGYCGPATLAMALSSQGQTTTPEEVGPLVYTPGLKGTLQEDMISAGRRQGFMTVKIQGMESLLAEVTAGHPVIVFENLALSWLPQWHYALVFGYDLNTQTVTMHSGPEAFKRWDLRRFERSWMLADYWGVVLLKPGELAASASEYEQSKAASALESLGKTTEAEKAYRAILRRWPESLVSGIGLANIAYSHGRAKEALQLLTESVRRHPESMEAWHNLSVAQASLGLGKESRQSAERAAGLE
- a CDS encoding hemerythrin domain-containing protein, which gives rise to MAKAKVKTKKQAAPIKKSKTAVKAKSASAKSVAKMAKPKVAAPKMVAKKKATLSSPKTTKVMAKKAQIVVQDKNSDIIDLILDDHRPLKDLIKVMKNVGQHDLEDRQEAFEKFARLLTLHAKPEERTMYDFMKGDEEIRELGFEGDVEHGLADQLVEEIKRTEDDDDLWSARVKVLADLVENHIEEEESDLLPNFRDHSELEDREELALKFLRLKDELNDLGGSDAPEEEIIEEDVETEAMISSNR